One stretch of Francisella sp. LA112445 DNA includes these proteins:
- a CDS encoding nucleotide sugar dehydrogenase codes for MNLYESILNKKEKISLVGLGYVGLPIAISFAKKVDVIGFDICKVKVQQYKDGFDPTKEVGNDAVKNTTMKFTCDEAELKKCKFHIVAVPTPVRADKTPDLTPIINASRTLGRNLVRGAYVVYESTVYPGVTEDICVPILESESGLKCGIDFKVGYSPERINPGDKVHRLETIIKVVSGMDDESLELIAKVYELVVDAGVHRANSIKVAEAAKVIENSQRDVNIAFVNELSIIFNEMGIDTLDVLEAAGTKWNFLNFKPGLVGGHCIGVDPYYLTYKAAELGYHSQVILSGRRINDGMGKFVIENLVKKIISADIPVKKAKVAIFGFTFKEDCPDTRNTRVIDMVDELNEYGITPYIIDPVADKEEAKHEYGLEFDNLKDVSNLDAIIVAVRHEEFKSLSKQELDKLYAKNTKKIIFDIKGSLNRLEFEEDYIYWRL; via the coding sequence ATGAATTTATATGAATCTATTTTAAATAAAAAAGAGAAAATATCTTTAGTAGGGCTTGGATATGTCGGTTTACCTATTGCTATATCTTTCGCAAAAAAAGTTGATGTTATTGGTTTCGATATTTGTAAGGTAAAGGTTCAACAATATAAGGATGGTTTTGATCCAACAAAGGAAGTTGGCAATGATGCGGTTAAAAATACTACAATGAAGTTTACTTGTGATGAGGCTGAATTAAAAAAATGTAAGTTCCATATTGTGGCAGTGCCTACTCCAGTACGAGCTGATAAAACTCCAGATTTAACACCTATAATAAATGCTAGTAGGACTTTAGGTAGAAATCTTGTAAGAGGTGCTTATGTTGTATATGAGTCGACTGTTTATCCAGGGGTCACAGAGGATATATGTGTACCAATACTAGAGAGTGAGTCTGGACTTAAGTGTGGGATTGATTTTAAGGTTGGTTACTCACCAGAGAGAATTAACCCAGGTGATAAAGTGCATAGGTTAGAGACAATTATAAAGGTTGTCTCTGGTATGGATGATGAGTCCTTAGAGCTTATTGCAAAAGTGTATGAGCTAGTAGTTGATGCAGGTGTGCATAGAGCAAATAGTATAAAAGTAGCTGAGGCTGCAAAAGTTATAGAGAACTCTCAAAGAGATGTCAATATAGCTTTTGTAAATGAATTATCAATTATTTTTAATGAAATGGGGATAGATACTTTAGATGTTTTAGAGGCAGCAGGAACTAAATGGAATTTCTTAAATTTTAAGCCAGGTCTTGTAGGAGGGCATTGTATAGGTGTGGATCCTTATTATCTGACATATAAAGCTGCTGAGCTTGGATATCATTCTCAGGTTATATTATCGGGGCGTAGAATAAATGACGGTATGGGTAAATTTGTAATAGAAAATTTAGTTAAAAAGATAATATCAGCCGATATTCCTGTTAAAAAGGCTAAGGTTGCTATTTTTGGATTTACATTTAAAGAAGATTGTCCTGATACAAGAAATACTCGTGTGATAGATATGGTAGATGAGCTTAATGAATATGGAATAACCCCTTATATTATTGATCCAGTAGCAGATAAAGAAGAAGCTAAGCATGAGTATGGATTAGAGTTTGATAACTTAAAAGACGTCTCAAATTTAGATGCTATTATAGTTGCAGTTAGGCATGAAGAGTTTAAATCTTTATCTAAGCAAGAGTTAGATAAATTGTATGCAAAAAATACTAAAAAAATTATCTTTGATATTAAAGGTAGTCTAAATAGGCTAGAGTTTGAGGAAGATTATATATACTGGAGATTATAA